The Gemmatimonadota bacterium genome segment GCCATTTGCTGTCCCAAACCACAATCGGTTCTGACTGTCTTGCGTAACAAAATAAGTGCGATCATCAATAAGACCGTCCTGTTTGGTAAAATTCTGGAATTCGTTCCCATCGAAGCGACTGACGCCATTATCCCAGGTGGCGAACCAGATACACCCCTCGCTATCTTCGGCGATGTGTTCAATGCGCATCCCGGCCAGACCATCGGCTATGGAATAAGTCCGATAGGTGCCTGTGCGGTCAAGTGATTTGATCATTAAAAAGAACCTTATGATAGGTGAAAAAAATGGTTTATAAATTGTATTTCATATTTGCGAACTAAAAAATAAACATGATTGCCAAATATCAAAATACAAATTACTCTATCGGTATAAATGGTTATACATTTTACCCACTAATATAATTATAGTTTCGGGACCGTAATAGGTCTTTCGAGACCGTAATAGGTCTTGTGTGAGAGCCAGTTCGACTATTTTGGGACAATATTATGTCTTATATCGTAGTCAGATTGGCTCTTTTTCTTTATGTAAAACAACGCTTTATGAATATAGCTCTCTGGACAACGCTCATATTGGCACGCTTTTTGCGTTAATAAAAAATTTGGATCCCGTCAGATCAATGAGCAGAACGGATGCAGGTTCTGCATAAACCACATTGTATGTGGATATTTTGCCACGTCGTTCTTGAGCATTGGTGTAACGTCAATTAATGATAGGAGAGACATTATGCAGAAAACTATCAGAACTGCTGCATTCTTCTCTCGTGAATACCACGAATCGGCCCCGCCGCTCCTTCAGCATTGCCTTCATCCATGGAGATGCCTACCAGACGGCTTCCGGCAAACGTTATCCGTAGGTATTCCCAACGTACCGTGCGGGAAGAAAGAACCAGTAGGGGAAATTTAATATGTTATTCCGCGTGCGTTTAGCGCAAATCATACTCATCGCGCTGTTGATCCAACCGGTGTCTGCGGCGCCTTCACCAGACTTTGACGAGAGTGGAGTGGTCGATTTTACTGACTTTTTGCTATTTGTAAGCGCGTTTGGTGCTCGGGAAGGTCAGGAAAGGTATGAGGCAAAATATGACCTGAATGCCGATGGGGAGATTGGGTTTGGCGATTTTCTGCTCTTTGTCAGCGACTTTGGCAGGCCAGCGGAATTTTTCAGGAACGCGAGGGCCTATCAACAGTTTGTGAAGGCTAAGGAGAATGGGGCAGTACCCATTTTACCCGATTTTTCGTATTCGGGCTATCACTATTTCAATAAGCCCGTGCCCGATGTCACACATCCCGTTTTTGACGTTACAGAGTACGGTGCGATTCCCAATGATGATGTGTCTGACCAGCCTGCTATCCAGGCAGCTATTGCCGCGGCAGAGGAAAATGGCAGAGGTGTTGTCTTTTTTCCGCCGGGTGAATTTCTGGTCAATACCGATGCGGATAAAAACGATGAGGGCTACAATGAGCCTATCTATATCCACAGTAGCAATATTGTTTTGCGAGGTAGTGGTAGCCGAACGGGTGGTACTATTATCCGAATGGTCAATTACATGTCCCCCCTTCCCGATAGACCCGGTTATGTGTCCAGTATGTTCAATTTCCAGCCCGTTAGCTTCAGCCGTTCTACCTTAGCGCGTATTACAGAGAGTGCGGAGCGAGAGACTTTCTGGATTACAGTGAATAATGCTTCCAGGCTCTCAGTCGGTCAGTGGATTTGGGTCTCTATAACTGTCAAGGATGCAGAAGGAATTAATATGTTTGTTGCCCCTCGTTCGCCATCCGGCTTGTCGGAACTTTTCGACGTGGGGCTTGATATACGGGAAGAACACAGCATTGCCGAGATTCAGGGCAATCGCATCCGCCTCAATGAACCTCTGCATACCCGTGTGAATCAAGGGGCAGCAGTGCAGTCCTTGCCGCATCTCGAAGAAATCGGTGTTGAGGACATCAGTTTTCACGGGTCGTTTTTTGAGTCATTTGTCCATCACCTGAATCTCATCCACAATGCGGGCTGGAAGGCGTTCTCATTCAATCGGTGTGTCAATTCCTGGGTTCGGCGCATCTCTTTCATGAATGTCAGTGGCGCAATTGGTTTTACTGTCAGTGCTGCCTCATCGGTGTACCAGGTTACAATCGCGGGAAATAAGGGGCATACTGCTTTTAATAGTCAGGGTAGTTATGGGATATGGTTTGGGCTGTCAGAAGATATTGCGGGCCAGTCTCCTTATAGCACGGCTCCTCTTATTAATGCTCAGAGAAACACCCGTGCGATTCCAGGACAACATCATGGTACGGGTATGAGCCATAGCTCAACGGGCAATGTGGTTTACCGCTATGATATGGCTCCAGACCAGCCACTTGATATCCATAAGACCGATCCCAGCTATGCCAATTTGTACGATTGTGTGAATAATGGCAGGTTGTCTGGCAGCAGCGGTGGCGGGGTTGAACCACACCATCTCCGGCGTCTTGTGTTCTGGAATTACAACCACGGGGGAGATGTTACGCACTACGATTTTTGGCAGGGGTATCTCAAATTTTTGTTTCCGATTATTGTGGGCTTTCACGGCAATCCGGCGACCTTTAATGAAAGTGATCTCGAGATTCTGGAATCGAATGGCGAGGCGGTTACTCCGGAATCGCTTTTTGACGCCCAGCTCGCATTGCGTCTGGGAACTTTGCCGGTCTGGGTAAAAGATCTACGCACAGAGTGGGAGATGATTCGCAGTATTCCGCTTACAATCTCAGCAAGCAAGCCTTCGGTGGCAGGACTTCCTGTGGATTCACACGCGTTCAGCCTTAGTCCAAATATTTATAGCTGTTATTAGAATTGACAACTATGGCAAGGTGGTGAGTATAGCAAGACTTCGGAGTAGGCACTGCTGCGGGTTCAATATGTTCGAGATGAGATTAACGCATGTGTTGTCGGTCGAGTGGGCAGATTGAATGCTGGTTTATTGTAGAGTGGAGCTACCTTTTTACAGAACTTTTTGGATTTGATCTGAAAGGGTCACATTTATTGCAGGAGTGTAGAATATGAAAAAAAGATGGGTGTTTATGACTGTTGTCGCGCTTGCGGTGCTGGTATGTATGGCTTATGCCTCTGCGAATACCACACCGGACTTTAATGGCGATGGAGAGGTCGGCTTTACCGACTTTCTGGCATTCATAGAGACATTTGGATCCCACCAGGGCGATGAAAAATATCAGCCACGTTTCGACCTGGACAGCGACGGCGAGATTGCTTTTCCCGACTTCCTGATATTCTCCAATGCGTTTGGCAAAGCGTCACCCCCGCCGAGCATATCGGTATGTGACCGCACACCCGCGGTACGTGACTCGATCGTGGCGCTTGCGCCTGTAAGCACCTGCGGGGAAGTGACGACGGGACATCTGGCCGCCATAGATTCTCTCAACTTGAAAGGCGCGGGCCTCACAGAACTAAAGGCTGGTGATTTTTCTGGCCTGACTTGTCTGGCAAAGCTCAACCTGCGAGATAATCAAATCAATAGCCTGCCCGATGGTCTTCTCGACAACCTGCCCGCGCTTCACTGGCTCAATCTGGGCGAGAATCAATTCGCCTCGATCCCCAGTCAATTATTCGACTTTCCCAACATCACCCACCTGTATCTTCACCAGAATCAGTTGACGGGTGAGATTCCCGAAGGGCTATTTGCCCTATCAAACCTCGTCGCTCTGTTTCTCCACACCAACCAGTTGACTGGGGAGATACCAGTTGCGTTGGGCCAGTTGAGCGACCTTGAAAGGCTCGCGCTGTACAGCAACAATTTGACTGGGGAAATACCCAAAGAATTGGGCGAATTGGTCAAGCTCACGTACCTCGACTTGTGTAATAACATGCTCACCGGCGGAATCCCAAAAGAGTTGGGCAACCTGTCAAATCTCACCGACCTGTGGCTCCATACCAATCAGTTGAGCGGGGAGATCCCCAACGAGTTTGGCAACCTAACGAACCTCGTAGGCTTGTGGATCAATACCAATATGCTCTCTGGCGAGATTCCAACAGCCTTGGGCGACCTGTCAAATCTCCAAGTGCTGACCATTCATAGCAATCAGTTAAGCGGCACGATTCCAAAAGAGTTGGGGAATCTCACAGCCCTCGAAGCCTTGCGGCTTCACACCAACCAGCTATCTGGCGAGATTCCAGCAGAATTAGGAAAGCTATCAAACCTCGCGGGTTTGTCGCTCAATACCAACCAGCTGTCTGGCGAGATTCCGTCAACCCTGGGCGACCTGTCAAATCTTCAGGTATTGACGCTTCACAACAATCTTTTGACGGGTGAGATACCCCCCGAAATTGGGAACCTCACGAACCTGAAAAGACTCGTGCTTTACAGCAATCAATTATCGGGGTCAATGCCCGTAGAATTGGGGAATCTCACAGCCATCGAGTACCTGGATATTTGCAACAATCTGTTGACTGGTGCGCTTCCAGCAGAACTGGGGAATCTGTCCAACCTCACGAATTTGTGGCTCAATAGCAATCAGTTGAGCGGTACGCTTCCATCAACGTTGGGAAACCTCTCAAGGCTCGAAGCGCTGATCCTGTTCGACAATGAACTGAGCGGACCGATTCCAAGGGAATTAGGCAATCTGTCCACTCTTAAAAGCCTGTTAGTCAGCGACAACAAATTGACGGGGGAGATACCGATAGAACTGTCTAACTTATCCAACCTTGTCCAGTTGTCGCTCCACACCAATCAGATTGTCGGAGAGATCCCAAAGGAATTGGGCACACTCCCAAAACTGTCCGAACTCGACATCGGTAACAATCAGTTGGTGGGAGAGATACCAACAGCATTGGGGAACCTGTCTGGCCTTACGACTCTGGGCCTTAATCGTAATCAGTTGACAGGTACGATACCAACCGAGTTGGGCAACCTCACCGCCCTTACCGCTCTAACTTTTCACGTCAATCTTTTGAGCGGGACAGTGCCCTCGGAAATTGGCAACCTGACCAATCTTGAAATTCTGACGTTTAACGATAACGCAAGCCTGACAGGTGCGCTTCCTCAAAGCCTGACAAACCTGACAAAGCTGAAAGGGATTGATTTCAGTAACACCGGGCTGTGCGCTCCGCTCGATGCGGCCTTTCAAGCGTGGCTTCAGGGCATTGAAGAAACCATTGGCTCGAACTGCTCGCAATAGGCGCGTACACACAAAAAAAGCCGCTGATCGTTCTCAAGTCAGCGGCTTTTTTACAAAAACACTATTAAATTACAGCTATCCGTGTTTGGATTCCCCTATTTCCAATATGGACGTTGGGCCATCCTCACGCCGGTCTGCGCGGCCAGCAATGACGCGCGCGCCCAACACTCTTGCAATTCTTTTGCCCCAGTCAGCACTCCCAACACGTCGGCGCCCGCCTCCGGCGGCAACCGATCCTCTGGCTTCTCACCCGCTTTGAATTGCAGATAAATCCCGTGGGACATTGCATTGATGTTGCGCTTTGGCGCCCCGTGTCCTTTGGCATTCTGATTGCCCACTGGTGCGCCATACCCGGCGGCAAAGGTATTGCCAGTCATAAACCGCCCGTTGCTATCCCGCATCGCTCGACCCTCCGTTTGTTTGTTTTAGAATTTGCCCGCCACTTTTCAATTTTTTAGGTATTTTCACTCCAATCTGTTTGAGACTCTCCAGGACAATAAAATCCGCCTCGATCATCTGCCCTGTACCCACCCGCTCTAAAACGTCCACAGCCGCCCTGTAAAGCTCAATCATTGCCTCCTGTTCCTCATTCTCCAATTCCATTTTTCTGATCTTCTGGCGCGTCAGGCGTTGATTGAGAACGGCTTGCTCTGCCCTCGCGTCTATCAATCCCCTTTGGGCTTTGATGTTCTCTGTACGCGCCTCGGTCTCTTTCAGTTTTGCCCGCACTGGCAACAGCTTTATCCGACCCTCAATCTCGTCTTTGGCACTTACGCCGTCCTCTCGATACAGAGTGTCAAGTCTCGAAGCTGTATTGTCGAAGTGCGCGGCTATATCACACGCCTCCCGATCAGCGCGCTCCTGGCGGAGTAGTTCGGAAGTCTCCCACAGTCTATTTTTCAATGCCACCACCTCGCGCTCCAGAGCCGCGCACCTCTCACATTGGCCTTGCTCAGTCATGACGATCTCCCCCGCTGGCGTGATAGTTCCAAAAGTGCCTCGTCTGACAACCGCTCTCCGAGCAATATGTGAACGAGCGCGGCACAGGGGATTTCTTTGTTAAACCGCTTCCAGGTGTTCCCTTCCTCTGGCTCTACACCTCGCTCTGGCCGGTCGAAAACGAGCAACCACAATGACCTATCGTGCGAGACAATCTGACCTTGCCAATAGTCTCTTACTGGCGAATACGCACCAACGTATATTCTGCGCGCACGCCACCTGAAATTTCTACTGGATATGTCCTGACTCCGACCTCTCATTTTGTTGCTCCTTGCGAGCAAACTAAGTGTCATTTTTGTGGAAAAACGGCCAAACCGCTCTCTCCAAAAATGGGAGAGTTTTGCACGGGTTTTTGTGCCAAAAACGCTCAAATAGCTTTTCTCAGAAGCCTGCAACCCGCATTTTGGGAGACCAAACACGGGTGTAACACACACATACCCGACACTTTTCACCGTTCCCAAACGAAAGGTATTTACAAATAAAATTTAGTTGTCTTTTTGGAGATTGGAAAAGACTCTTTCAAATTCGCGCATCAGCTTTTCCGTACCAAGCCCACCAGCGAAGATGGCGATCTGTTTTTTACAGTGGTCGATTAGGGGGGAGGCGTTAGCAATGTCGGCTTTCGCCTTCTCGATCTCATCAGTGAGTTGGCCCTCGCCGTCATAGTCTGGTATGCGCGATGCCATCACGGGCAAATAATAATGCTCAACAAACGCGAGGATGCTTTTTTCATCGCCAAGCACACGCCCGGTATCTGCATTAAAATTTACGCTCATTTCAGTCCTCTCACGGTTCTCATCCGGCGCGATGCGAATTTTGAGAGTTATGATATTTCCACGCCGCTCGATGTGTCCGAAATCCGATATGATTTTCTGATAATCTTTCATTTTTTTCATCTCCTTTTTGTCAGTTCATCGACTGAGAAAATACCCTTTCCAATTCGGTCATGAGCGCGTATGCGCCAGCCTTGCCGTACTGGTCGGCGGCGTTGACGGCGTTGTCAATATCGGCTCTTGCCTTCTCAATATCCTCGGCTCCGACCTGACCCTCGTAGCACCGCAGAGAGGCGTCAAACACGCCGGTATTGCCGATAGGAAATTTCTCGATCTCTCCGATCATCTGCACGGGAACGGGCTTTCTGGAGACGGCGCGGCCCTCAAAATGCGCCAACCTTTTTTCGGTGTCGTGACGATAGATGTAAAGCAAGTTTTCAGCAAACTCCGCCGAACACGTCCAGGCTTCCAAAATTGACGAATAAAACCAGATACGCCGCGTATGCTCGCGCACATGACGACGCGCTTTAGGGGAAAGCTCTTTCTTTTTGTCAGACTCCCACCTGTCCATCCACCTGTCCGTCGCTTTTCCGTGTCGGTGACTATAAGGCAAGAGTTTTTTGAGATTCGGTGTCGGGGAGATATGGTAATATCTGAACAGTGTCTTTTGTTTTGCTGGCTTCTTTTTCCGTCGCCTAGACTTCATTGGTTGCCTCCTACTCGACACCACAACCACAAGGGCTTGTGTGCGAAAAATCCGGTGTGTGGCCCGGATATAGCCCGTCAATGAGCGAATTGACCGCCTTACACCCCGTTTGTTCTGATTGACCTTGAGAAGCCGCGTAATCGTTGCCTCATCATAATCCGTCCAATTATCGAAGCGTTCCAACGTCTGTGCTATGTGTTCGATCCTCACCATCAGAACAGCCCCATTTGTGAACATCCCGACCTATCCAGTGCGCGCCCGCGCCGCCTGACGGCCTGAACCTTTCGCCGCTCCACATCGACCA includes the following:
- a CDS encoding DUF4955 domain-containing protein, with protein sequence MLFRVRLAQIILIALLIQPVSAAPSPDFDESGVVDFTDFLLFVSAFGAREGQERYEAKYDLNADGEIGFGDFLLFVSDFGRPAEFFRNARAYQQFVKAKENGAVPILPDFSYSGYHYFNKPVPDVTHPVFDVTEYGAIPNDDVSDQPAIQAAIAAAEENGRGVVFFPPGEFLVNTDADKNDEGYNEPIYIHSSNIVLRGSGSRTGGTIIRMVNYMSPLPDRPGYVSSMFNFQPVSFSRSTLARITESAERETFWITVNNASRLSVGQWIWVSITVKDAEGINMFVAPRSPSGLSELFDVGLDIREEHSIAEIQGNRIRLNEPLHTRVNQGAAVQSLPHLEEIGVEDISFHGSFFESFVHHLNLIHNAGWKAFSFNRCVNSWVRRISFMNVSGAIGFTVSAASSVYQVTIAGNKGHTAFNSQGSYGIWFGLSEDIAGQSPYSTAPLINAQRNTRAIPGQHHGTGMSHSSTGNVVYRYDMAPDQPLDIHKTDPSYANLYDCVNNGRLSGSSGGGVEPHHLRRLVFWNYNHGGDVTHYDFWQGYLKFLFPIIVGFHGNPATFNESDLEILESNGEAVTPESLFDAQLALRLGTLPVWVKDLRTEWEMIRSIPLTISASKPSVAGLPVDSHAFSLSPNIYSCY